In Nitrosomonas ureae, the sequence ATCATCAGCTGGAGTCAAAGTATCAAGCGTTACATCCGATATTTTTTTATTAAACTTCGGTTCAATACGTTGAAAAGGTTCGTCAGAATGATGTGCGTCCAAGAGGATATCATCATGTTTATGCTCAAATGCCGCTTGTACTTCTCGACGATAACGCAGTTGTTGCAGCCAGTTAAAAATGGCAACTGCAACGATAATTATGATGCCGATAATGATCAAACTTATCTGCAAGTCACTCATGCTAAGAATCTCCATATTACCTCCTTGCTATTTCTTAAAGTTGCTGTTGGGGACAGCAGATTATGTCAGTTTTGTACGACTTACTACAATCACTGGATTGCGGCCTGCTTGTCGCGTTTTCCCATAGTAATTGCATCAGCGAGATCGACGGTTACTATTCTTGATACACCTTGTTCTTGCATTGTAACGCCAATTAGTCGCTGTGCCATCTCCATGGTTATTTTGTTATGGCTGATAAATAAAAATTGGGTATGTTGGGTCATGTTTTTGACTATTTCGCAAAATCGCTTGGTATTGTTGTCATCAAGGGGGGCATCGACTTCATCCAATAAGCAGAATGGAGCCGGATTTAATCGGAATAATGAAAAAATCAATGCTAATGCAGTGAGCGCTTTTTCTCCACCGGATAATAAATGTATAGAACTGTTTTTTTTCCCTGGCGGTTGCGCCATCAACAGTAAGCCTGAATCGAGAATTTTATTGTCACAAAATTCAAGCCGAGCTCTTCCCCCTGTAAAAATAACTGGAAAAATTTCATCCAGATATTTGTTTATTAGATAGAAAGTGTCGTTCAGGCGGCTTTGGGTCTCGCGATCAATCTGTTGAATGGCATTGTCCAACGTAGCAATGGCCGCGCCGATATCATGTAACTGTATCAGCAAATTGGATCCTCGTGCGCGCGCAATTTCAAGTTCCTTTAATGCCCCGAGATTGACGGGACCGAGCTCTGCAATTTTTGTATTGATCTGATCAATCTCGGATTGTAATGCTGTCGTATTTTTTTTATTAAGGAGTGGTAACAGCAATTCCACTTCAATGTCTGCCTCATTGATTAGTGTATCAAATTGGCTCATTGTAATTGCCGCCGCTTGTTCCTTGAGTTGGAACTTACTTATGGTTTCACGCAATGAGTAAGATTTTTGTTCCGATGTCATGCGAATATTTTCTATTTCCTGTAATTCTTTTACGATATTACTCGCTTCGTGGCGAACCTGTAATGCGGCTTGTTCGATTAATTTGCGTTGTGCCTGAGCATCTTGCAACAGAGTATTGATTCGGTTCGCATCTAATTTTTCTTTTTCCCCGACCAAGTTAATATGATTTTCCGTGAGCTTTTGAAGATCTGCTTCAATGGCTTGAATGTGAATTTCAATCTCAATGATTTTATTCTGGCAAGTTTTTACATGAAAAGCAGCTTCTTGTACTTCTTGTGCGGATTGCAATATTTTTTGGCGTAAATTTATAAGTGCATGATTGGTTGCTTCCCAAGTGGATTGAGCTTGTTTCTCATCATTTTTGAGTGTTTCGATTTGTATCAAATTATTTTCAAATCTTGTTTTCGCAGATTTCTGTAGTGATATCTCATGATCCAGTGCTCGCCTGATCTCGGTTAATTCGAAATTAATTTGCTCATTACGATGTGTCGTACGTTCGTTAACCTGAGTTAGTTTAACGACTTCAAGCTGTTGTTTGTGCCATTGTTCCTGAAATTGTTTGTTATTCTCGTTAACCGTTCGGAGAATATTTGCCAGTTCTATATGCTGTTGCTCTGCTTCTGATAATAAAATGCGCTGCTTCTGCAAAGATGATTCGTGTTGAGCAATTTCTGTTTGTATTTGTATGAGCTCTTGCTGTCTAGACAATACACCGTGCAAATCCGAATCAGGCGCATAAAAGGTAAAGCTATTATGAGTAATGATATGTCCTTGGCGAGTTACAATTATTTCATCCGGTTTTAAAGCTGCACGCTTAATAAGACCTTCTTTCGTGTCTTCTGTGACATAAACCGGGTGTAGCCAATTTTCTAAGACCTGTCTGATTTCAGGTTGAGCAACCGTGAGGAAAACAAGCAATTTCCTACAGTTTACAAGGTTATGAGTTGCCGATTGTGATGCCGCATCCGATAAATTGGGTTGGTTCTTATCAAAAATTGTCCATTTTAAGTTTGGTGCGTCATCGATCCAGTTTAAAACATGATCTAGTTGCTCGGATTCGATACCGTTGAGTCGTTCGCGTAATACAGCTTCCAAAGCGTTTTCCCATTCTGGTGTGATATGTATTTTCTGCCATAAACGGGGTAACAGATCCAATTTATGCTTACTGAGCCATGTATTGAGATCCTGATTATTATTAAGTTTTTTCTGCAGGTCATCCAGTGCGGAAAAGCGGGCGATGGCCTGAGATAATGCATGTTGCAGTGCTTGAATATTGTCGATAATGTGTTGTTTATTTATGGCTGCATCTGACAGGTGATTTTCTAAACTTTTACACTTCAGAGTTCCATCTTTTAATGCACGTTCGATGTGTGCAATTTCTGACTGTAATTCCATTAACATGGAGGGTTCAATCGAGATTAATTCATTCTGTTCATTGGATAAGCGCGCAAATCGAGTTTCTAGCTGTTGAATATTTTTTTCTGCATGTGAAAGATGATTTTCTTCAAGTTGATTGGTTTGTTCAAGAATTAAAAGGTTGTCTCGGTATGCGTTTAGTTTTTTTTGATGATTGAAGAATTCAGTTTCAACAGCAGGAAGTTTATTGTTTTCCTCTTTATAAACAATGATGTTGCATTGATGAGATAACTTAGCATCTGCTTTTTCTTGTCGCCAGTGCCGAAGATTTTCTAACCTTGTTTCTTTTAATTGATGGTTTTCTTGGAGCTGGGCATCGGTTCGCTGAATTTGCTGTGTTAAGCGATCTTGTGTGTTTCTCAAATAGGTAATTTCTTGTTGCAGGCGTCCTATTTCAGCATCGGCAGAATATAATTGCCCTTGTATTTGAAGCAATTGTTCATTGATAGCCTGTTCTTTCTTGCGAGTATTCTCGTAATCTTTTTCTGCATTGTGTTGAGTCGAAAGTGTGATGTCCAATTCCGCTTCAAGTTTTTGAATTTCTTTTTTTGCAGCATCGCGTTGATGCATAGCGTCTGCTCTACGCTGTAACCACAGCAAAGATTGAGATTTATGCGCTGCATCTTGCAGCAATTGGTATTGCATGGCAGTATTCGCTTGTGTTTCCAGGCGTTGCAACTGAGTTTCTAATTCCTGATGAATATCTTCTAAGCGTATTAGATTTTTTCGGGTTTCAGTCAGACGCAACGAAGTATCGTGTCTTCTTTCTCGATACTGAGAGATTCCGGCAGCTTCTTCTAGAAAATTTTTTAATTCCAGTGGCTTTGCTTCAATGATCCGTGAGATCATGCCTTGTTCAATGATGGCATAGCCATGACTACCAACACCGGTACCTAAGAAAAGATCAGAAATATCACGTCGCCTAACTTGAAGGTTGTTAATGAAATAACTTGAAATACCATTTCGGTGGAGAACACGTTTTATTGCAATTTCGGTATAGCTGGACCATTGGCCAGTAATTTTGTTTAAGTGATTATCAAATACAATTTCAACACTGGCACGCCCAATTGCTTTTCGATTCTCCGATCCTGAGAATATAACATCTTGCATCGAATCTCCCCTTAGGGCTGAAGCTTTTGATTCTCCCAAAACCCAC encodes:
- the smc gene encoding chromosome segregation protein SMC, with amino-acid sequence MRLAYIKLAGFKSFAEPTTVPISHDLVGIVGPNGCGKSNVIDAVRWVLGESKASALRGDSMQDVIFSGSENRKAIGRASVEIVFDNHLNKITGQWSSYTEIAIKRVLHRNGISSYFINNLQVRRRDISDLFLGTGVGSHGYAIIEQGMISRIIEAKPLELKNFLEEAAGISQYRERRHDTSLRLTETRKNLIRLEDIHQELETQLQRLETQANTAMQYQLLQDAAHKSQSLLWLQRRADAMHQRDAAKKEIQKLEAELDITLSTQHNAEKDYENTRKKEQAINEQLLQIQGQLYSADAEIGRLQQEITYLRNTQDRLTQQIQRTDAQLQENHQLKETRLENLRHWRQEKADAKLSHQCNIIVYKEENNKLPAVETEFFNHQKKLNAYRDNLLILEQTNQLEENHLSHAEKNIQQLETRFARLSNEQNELISIEPSMLMELQSEIAHIERALKDGTLKCKSLENHLSDAAINKQHIIDNIQALQHALSQAIARFSALDDLQKKLNNNQDLNTWLSKHKLDLLPRLWQKIHITPEWENALEAVLRERLNGIESEQLDHVLNWIDDAPNLKWTIFDKNQPNLSDAASQSATHNLVNCRKLLVFLTVAQPEIRQVLENWLHPVYVTEDTKEGLIKRAALKPDEIIVTRQGHIITHNSFTFYAPDSDLHGVLSRQQELIQIQTEIAQHESSLQKQRILLSEAEQQHIELANILRTVNENNKQFQEQWHKQQLEVVKLTQVNERTTHRNEQINFELTEIRRALDHEISLQKSAKTRFENNLIQIETLKNDEKQAQSTWEATNHALINLRQKILQSAQEVQEAAFHVKTCQNKIIEIEIHIQAIEADLQKLTENHINLVGEKEKLDANRINTLLQDAQAQRKLIEQAALQVRHEASNIVKELQEIENIRMTSEQKSYSLRETISKFQLKEQAAAITMSQFDTLINEADIEVELLLPLLNKKNTTALQSEIDQINTKIAELGPVNLGALKELEIARARGSNLLIQLHDIGAAIATLDNAIQQIDRETQSRLNDTFYLINKYLDEIFPVIFTGGRARLEFCDNKILDSGLLLMAQPPGKKNSSIHLLSGGEKALTALALIFSLFRLNPAPFCLLDEVDAPLDDNNTKRFCEIVKNMTQHTQFLFISHNKITMEMAQRLIGVTMQEQGVSRIVTVDLADAITMGKRDKQAAIQ